One Dokdonia sp. Dokd-P16 genomic window carries:
- a CDS encoding PspC family transcriptional regulator: MLKLVYDIRHYFEKHGFYVSSRLADRLGMRAKNVRLFFIYVSFATLGVGFALYLTVAFWLKLKDLIYTKRTSVFDL, translated from the coding sequence ATGTTGAAACTAGTTTACGATATAAGGCATTATTTTGAGAAACATGGGTTTTATGTTTCCTCTAGACTCGCAGACCGCCTAGGAATGCGAGCAAAAAATGTCAGACTATTTTTTATATATGTGTCATTTGCAACCCTAGGAGTAGGCTTTGCATTGTACCTTACAGTGGCGTTTTGGCTTAAGTTAAAAGATCTTATTTACACAAAGCGTACTTCTGTTTTTGACCTATGA
- a CDS encoding potassium channel family protein has product MNLFSFFKNKIYLALVLLVTTLLLGVFGYRFIADYNWVDAVYMTVITITTVGFGEVIPLTPEAKIFTVILILLSVVIVGYALTVISEYIISKSSYKDLIHKKVQQEIDKMTDHIIVCGYGRNGQEAVQKLMAYNKQFVVIEMDLDVIERYEMDKNIHFVNGNANEDEILEKAGITRASALLCALPEDADNLFIVLSARQLNSKLKIISRATAETSQKKLKLAGADNVIMPDKIGGDHMASLVVVPDLIEFLDNLSVVGEEDSINVEEISFDQICADGKEASIKEIDLRYKTGCTIIGYRSPSGKYIVNPEADMRLEKESKLIVIGRPEQIKRLHETFGI; this is encoded by the coding sequence ATGAATTTGTTTTCCTTCTTTAAGAATAAAATTTATCTAGCTCTAGTGCTCCTAGTAACGACGTTGCTTTTAGGAGTTTTTGGCTATCGTTTTATAGCAGACTACAATTGGGTAGATGCTGTATATATGACGGTAATTACTATAACTACCGTAGGTTTTGGAGAAGTGATACCACTCACACCCGAAGCAAAAATTTTTACAGTAATACTTATTCTATTAAGTGTTGTGATTGTGGGTTATGCTTTGACAGTAATCTCGGAGTATATAATAAGTAAGAGTTCTTATAAAGATTTAATACATAAAAAGGTGCAGCAAGAAATCGATAAAATGACAGATCACATCATTGTGTGTGGTTATGGACGTAATGGACAAGAAGCAGTGCAAAAACTCATGGCTTATAACAAGCAATTTGTGGTCATTGAGATGGATTTAGACGTCATAGAGCGCTATGAAATGGATAAGAATATTCATTTTGTTAATGGTAATGCAAATGAAGATGAGATACTAGAAAAAGCCGGAATTACAAGAGCCTCCGCACTCTTATGTGCGCTTCCTGAGGATGCAGATAATCTTTTTATTGTACTCAGTGCTCGCCAGCTTAATAGTAAACTCAAGATTATAAGTCGAGCAACTGCAGAGACTTCTCAAAAGAAACTAAAACTTGCAGGAGCAGATAATGTGATAATGCCTGATAAAATAGGTGGAGATCATATGGCGTCACTCGTCGTAGTTCCTGATCTTATCGAATTTTTAGACAATTTATCTGTAGTAGGAGAGGAGGATAGTATCAATGTAGAGGAAATAAGCTTTGATCAAATTTGTGCAGACGGAAAAGAAGCAAGTATTAAGGAAATTGATTTGCGTTATAAGACGGGTTGTACGATTATAGGTTATAGATCGCCATCTGGGAAGTATATTGTTAATCCAGAAGCAGATATGCGGCTTGAGAAGGAGTCAAAATTAATAGTGATAGGACGCCCTGAACAAATCAAAAGATTGCATGAGACTTTTGGTATTTAA
- a CDS encoding alanine/glycine:cation symporter family protein → MKKYLLFILSVFIPLLSFAQETQEVGIDQKIDQAFQPVSDFFSAIVFFEVAGTPFVLILLVASAAFFTIYFGFPNIRFFWRAIQTVRGKYEDIEKHGAAELYGEDGIAQGQDLSKVDIEEHIENLEVDDNLAIDGDIVDTIRDESSAGEVSHFQALATAVSGTVGNGNIAGVALAIALGGPGATFWMIVCGLLGMSTKFVECTLGVQYRDVGEDGTVYGGPMYYLTKGLKAKGFATLGKIAAVVFAVFCIGGSFGGGNAAQSNQATIVLKEMFNMTSAASGFIVGIVLAVIVGIIIIGGIKRIAQVTEKVVPFMAIMYVVACLYIILSNFSLIDDAVALIVKEAFNPTAIGVGGFIGVLLVGFKRAAFSNEAGAGSASIAHSAVRTKYSASEGLVALLEPFIDTVLICTMTALVIIIFNFGGAFQYGGDGLGAVMIGGESFEGAGITAKAFAEYIPYSDVFLTIAVVLFAVSTMISWSYYGLQSWKFLFGRGKVADLVYKLLFLTFVVVGASASMNSIWAFSDAMIFAMVFPNMVGLFFLFPVVKKQLTRYLNAIKLKEQAIE, encoded by the coding sequence ATGAAGAAATACCTTTTATTCATTCTTTCTGTTTTTATTCCGCTTCTTTCATTTGCACAAGAAACTCAAGAAGTAGGAATTGACCAGAAAATTGACCAAGCATTTCAACCTGTTTCAGATTTCTTTTCGGCAATTGTATTTTTTGAAGTTGCAGGAACACCTTTTGTTCTTATTTTATTAGTGGCGAGTGCCGCTTTTTTTACGATTTATTTTGGATTTCCAAACATTCGCTTTTTTTGGAGAGCAATCCAAACGGTACGTGGTAAATATGAAGATATTGAAAAGCATGGAGCTGCAGAGCTTTATGGTGAAGATGGTATTGCCCAAGGGCAAGACTTGTCAAAAGTCGATATCGAGGAGCATATAGAAAATCTAGAGGTAGATGATAATCTAGCAATAGATGGAGATATCGTAGACACTATTAGAGACGAAAGTTCTGCTGGTGAAGTTTCTCACTTCCAAGCACTAGCTACTGCAGTATCTGGTACGGTAGGTAATGGTAACATTGCTGGTGTTGCACTTGCTATCGCTTTAGGTGGTCCTGGAGCTACTTTCTGGATGATAGTTTGTGGTCTCTTAGGAATGTCTACAAAGTTTGTAGAGTGTACCTTAGGTGTTCAGTACAGAGATGTAGGTGAAGACGGGACTGTTTACGGAGGCCCTATGTATTATTTAACTAAAGGTTTAAAAGCAAAAGGATTTGCAACTTTAGGAAAGATTGCAGCTGTAGTATTTGCTGTTTTCTGTATTGGTGGTTCTTTTGGTGGTGGTAACGCAGCTCAATCTAATCAAGCAACGATCGTCCTTAAAGAAATGTTCAACATGACTAGTGCAGCCTCAGGATTTATTGTAGGTATTGTACTTGCTGTAATTGTAGGTATTATCATCATAGGTGGTATTAAGCGTATCGCTCAGGTAACCGAGAAAGTAGTGCCTTTTATGGCAATCATGTACGTTGTTGCATGTCTATATATTATACTAAGTAACTTTAGTCTTATTGATGATGCTGTTGCACTTATTGTAAAAGAAGCATTTAATCCTACCGCTATAGGAGTAGGAGGATTTATAGGGGTGTTACTAGTTGGTTTTAAAAGAGCAGCATTTTCAAATGAAGCTGGAGCAGGATCTGCATCTATTGCACACTCTGCAGTACGTACTAAATACTCAGCAAGTGAAGGTTTAGTAGCATTACTAGAGCCATTTATTGATACAGTACTTATCTGTACGATGACTGCACTTGTAATTATTATTTTCAACTTTGGAGGAGCATTCCAGTATGGAGGTGATGGACTAGGAGCGGTAATGATAGGGGGAGAATCTTTTGAAGGAGCTGGTATTACTGCCAAGGCTTTTGCAGAATATATTCCTTATTCTGATGTGTTCTTAACAATCGCTGTAGTACTATTTGCAGTATCAACTATGATATCTTGGTCTTATTACGGACTACAATCTTGGAAATTCCTTTTCGGGCGTGGTAAGGTTGCAGATTTAGTATACAAATTATTATTCCTAACGTTTGTAGTTGTAGGAGCATCTGCAAGTATGAACTCAATATGGGCATTCTCTGATGCAATGATTTTTGCAATGGTTTTCCCTAACATGGTAGGACTATTCTTCCTATTCCCTGTTGTTAAAAAGCAATTAACTAGATACCTTAACGCTATAAAGCTTAAGGAGCAGGCTATAGAGTAA
- a CDS encoding helix-hairpin-helix domain-containing protein produces the protein MKSFKSHFIYDRRKRNGIFLFIAIIIACTTAIIFYTPETEVLISQEEDLEVLAFQKEIDSLKVIELEKRKPKIFPFNPTLLTDFNGYKLGMTTEEIDRVLRFRESGKWFDSTAQFQKVSGISDSLLAVMEPYFKWPKWIEEQKKSPKKKSRFKKKWKTEEEKGDLNSVTFEKLLAIDGVDEDVATKIIRHRDKTGGYLVDFQLYSVFGVDKILKRAILNEYTVKEKPVVTLVNVNTATASDLSTVPLLNFDLAKEIVDYRILREGVKSIEELKNLDGMTDFKYDIISLYLHID, from the coding sequence ATGAAAAGTTTTAAATCCCATTTCATTTACGATAGGCGTAAAAGAAATGGGATTTTCTTATTTATAGCAATAATCATTGCGTGTACAACTGCAATCATTTTCTATACTCCAGAAACTGAAGTCCTAATATCTCAAGAGGAAGATTTAGAAGTTTTGGCATTTCAGAAAGAGATAGATTCTCTTAAGGTAATAGAGCTTGAAAAACGTAAGCCTAAGATTTTTCCTTTCAACCCTACATTGCTTACAGACTTTAACGGTTACAAACTTGGTATGACCACAGAGGAGATAGATAGAGTGTTACGCTTTCGCGAAAGCGGGAAATGGTTTGACTCCACCGCTCAGTTTCAAAAAGTGTCAGGTATCTCAGATTCCCTACTTGCAGTGATGGAGCCTTATTTTAAATGGCCGAAATGGATTGAAGAGCAAAAGAAATCTCCTAAAAAGAAATCTAGGTTTAAAAAGAAATGGAAAACTGAAGAAGAAAAAGGTGATCTCAACAGTGTTACTTTTGAAAAGTTACTTGCTATTGACGGTGTAGATGAAGACGTGGCGACCAAAATAATTAGGCATCGTGATAAAACTGGTGGTTATCTAGTAGATTTTCAGCTTTACAGTGTGTTTGGTGTTGATAAGATTTTAAAGCGTGCAATCCTTAATGAATACACGGTAAAGGAAAAGCCAGTGGTTACGTTAGTGAATGTAAATACGGCAACTGCATCAGATTTATCTACCGTTCCTTTACTTAATTTTGATCTTGCCAAAGAGATAGTAGATTATCGAATTCTCAGAGAAGGTGTCAAATCAATAGAAGAATTGAAAAATTTGGATGGTATGACGGACTTTAAATATGATATAATAAGTTTATATTTACATATTGATTGA
- a CDS encoding acyl-CoA dehydrogenase family protein encodes MTDMYFTEEHNLFRESLRDFLKKEVVPHIDKWEKTGQIERFIWKKFGDMGFFGISYPEAYGGMNLDFFYTVILLEELQRINSGGFAAAIWAHAYLAMTHLNVEGDERIKSEYLTASIAGDKIGCLCITEPFGGSDVAGMRTTAVKDGDHYVINGSKTFITNGVYSDYLIVAAKTAPELGGKGMSIFLLDRDMPGISATKLDKLGWRASDTGEIAFDNVKVPVANLMGEENAGFGYIMQHFASERLIMGINAHARAEYAIEYALDYMKERMAFGVTIDKFQALRHKLAERQAEVEMSKAFNYTVAYRLNKGEYVVKEATMSKLTATKIADEVIYDCLQMLGGYGYMEEYPLARMLRDSRLGPIGGGTSEILREIIAKMVIDKKTYKAKSEEISKK; translated from the coding sequence ATGACAGACATGTATTTTACGGAGGAGCATAATCTCTTTCGCGAAAGCTTAAGAGACTTTCTTAAGAAAGAAGTAGTGCCGCACATTGATAAGTGGGAGAAAACAGGACAGATAGAACGTTTTATCTGGAAGAAATTTGGTGACATGGGATTCTTTGGGATTAGTTATCCTGAGGCATATGGAGGAATGAATCTTGACTTCTTCTATACTGTTATCTTATTAGAGGAGCTACAGCGTATTAATAGTGGCGGATTTGCTGCTGCTATATGGGCGCACGCCTACCTTGCAATGACACACCTTAATGTAGAGGGAGATGAAAGAATAAAATCTGAATATCTCACAGCTAGTATTGCTGGAGATAAAATAGGTTGTCTATGTATTACAGAGCCTTTTGGCGGCAGTGATGTTGCAGGAATGAGAACTACGGCTGTTAAGGATGGCGATCATTATGTAATTAATGGTTCTAAGACCTTTATCACAAACGGTGTCTATTCAGATTATTTAATAGTTGCAGCTAAGACGGCTCCTGAACTAGGAGGAAAAGGGATGAGTATCTTCCTTTTAGATAGAGACATGCCAGGTATAAGTGCAACAAAGCTGGATAAGCTAGGATGGAGAGCATCAGATACTGGAGAGATTGCATTTGATAATGTGAAAGTTCCAGTAGCAAACCTTATGGGTGAAGAAAATGCAGGGTTTGGATACATCATGCAGCATTTTGCTTCAGAGCGTCTTATCATGGGTATAAATGCTCATGCGAGAGCAGAGTATGCTATTGAGTATGCGCTAGATTATATGAAAGAGAGAATGGCGTTTGGTGTTACTATTGATAAATTTCAAGCATTACGTCATAAACTCGCAGAGCGTCAGGCAGAGGTAGAGATGTCAAAGGCTTTTAATTATACAGTTGCATATCGCCTTAATAAGGGAGAGTATGTTGTAAAAGAAGCGACGATGTCAAAACTTACTGCAACAAAAATTGCAGATGAAGTAATTTATGACTGTTTACAGATGCTAGGTGGTTATGGTTATATGGAAGAGTATCCACTTGCACGTATGTTGCGTGACAGTAGGCTAGGACCTATAGGTGGTGGTACTTCAGAAATACTGCGTGAAATTATTGCAAAAATGGTGATCGATAAGAAGACTTATAAAGCAAAGTCAGAAGAAATTTCAAAAAAATAA
- the rpsU gene encoding 30S ribosomal protein S21, with protein MLIIPVKDGENIDRALKRFKRKFDRTKTMRNLRERKQFTKPSVVRRREIQKASYIQGMRDAENI; from the coding sequence ATGTTAATTATACCAGTAAAAGACGGAGAAAATATAGATAGAGCGCTTAAACGTTTTAAGCGTAAATTTGATCGCACAAAAACTATGCGTAATCTTAGAGAGCGCAAGCAGTTTACAAAGCCTTCTGTAGTAAGAAGACGTGAGATTCAAAAAGCATCGTACATCCAAGGGATGAGGGATGCAGAGAATATCTAG
- a CDS encoding tyrosine-type recombinase/integrase, which produces MSLTSFLDYLGLEKNYSRHTVVAYEKDVVEFLAFAKITFDESNLVDIHYAQIRSWIVSLVDNDVSNRTVNRKISSLKAYYKFLLKIGEIEASPLAKHKSLKTPKRLQIPFSEVEVGDVFYRLKEADDFAALRDLLIVELLYATGMRRAELVDLTVGSIDVVQKTIKIIGKRNKERIVPLLSSVVVTYDRYIAVRSSVASSGEDALLVTNKGAKIYSTLVYRIINRYFSETSDKLKTSPHILRHSFATHLLNQGADLNIVKELLGHASLASTQVYTHNSVQALKDVYSKAHPRNKK; this is translated from the coding sequence ATGTCATTGACCTCTTTTCTTGATTATCTCGGTCTTGAGAAAAATTATAGTAGGCATACAGTTGTAGCTTATGAGAAAGATGTGGTTGAATTTTTGGCTTTCGCCAAAATAACTTTTGATGAAAGTAATCTAGTAGATATTCATTACGCGCAAATCCGATCTTGGATTGTAAGTCTTGTAGATAACGACGTTTCTAACCGAACGGTCAATAGAAAGATATCTTCACTAAAGGCTTACTATAAATTCTTACTTAAAATAGGTGAGATAGAAGCTTCGCCACTTGCGAAGCATAAATCACTAAAAACTCCAAAACGACTACAAATTCCATTTTCTGAAGTAGAAGTAGGTGATGTGTTTTATCGACTAAAAGAAGCTGATGATTTTGCAGCGTTAAGAGACTTATTAATAGTGGAGCTTCTGTATGCAACTGGAATGAGACGTGCTGAGCTAGTGGATCTGACTGTGGGGAGTATTGATGTGGTTCAAAAAACTATAAAAATTATAGGTAAACGTAATAAGGAGCGCATCGTTCCTTTGCTTTCTAGTGTGGTTGTTACCTATGATAGGTATATAGCTGTTAGGTCTTCTGTAGCTAGTAGCGGTGAAGATGCTCTGTTGGTGACTAATAAAGGTGCTAAAATTTATAGCACCCTTGTATACAGGATAATTAATCGTTACTTTAGTGAGACGTCAGATAAGTTAAAAACGAGTCCGCATATATTGAGACACTCGTTTGCAACACATTTACTTAATCAGGGTGCAGATTTAAATATTGTAAAAGAGTTGTTGGGTCACGCAAGTCTTGCATCTACGCAAGTTTATACGCATAATAGTGTCCAGGCGCTCAAAGATGTTTATTCTAAGGCGCATCCTCGCAATAAAAAGTAA
- a CDS encoding HPF/RaiA family ribosome-associated protein: MKVTVEAPKFDADVKLIEFIEKKVGKLEHFYDKIIHADVFLKLEPNVKPDNKIVELLISVPGDEFIVKKMAKSFEEATDTCVQSMERMLLKRKDKIRS; this comes from the coding sequence ATGAAAGTAACTGTAGAAGCGCCAAAATTTGATGCAGATGTAAAACTCATTGAATTCATTGAAAAAAAAGTAGGAAAGCTTGAGCATTTTTATGATAAGATAATTCACGCAGATGTGTTCTTAAAATTAGAGCCTAATGTGAAGCCGGATAATAAAATTGTGGAGCTATTAATCAGTGTTCCAGGGGATGAGTTTATCGTAAAGAAAATGGCAAAGTCTTTTGAAGAGGCTACAGACACGTGTGTACAGTCTATGGAGAGGATGCTTTTAAAGAGAAAGGATAAAATTAGATCTTAA
- the tuf gene encoding elongation factor Tu, whose protein sequence is MAKETYDRSKPHLNVGTIGHVDHGKTTLTAAITKVLADAGYSEASAFDQIDNAPEEKERGITINSSHVEYATENRHYAHVDCPGHADYVKNMVTGAAQMDGAILVVAATDGPMPQTREHILLGRQVGIPRIVVFMNKVDMVDDEELLELVEMEIRDLLSFYEYDGDNGPVIAGSALGALNGEQKWVDTVLELMAAVDAWIEEPLRETEKPFLMPIEDVFSITGRGTVATGRIETGIANTGDPVEIIGMGAEKLTSTITGIEMFRQILDRGEAGDNAGILLRGIEKSMISRGMVIVKPGSVTPHAKFKAEVYILKKEEGGRHTPFHNNYRPQFYVRTTDVTGNIMLPDGVEMVMPGDNLTITVELIQPIALSLGLRFAVREGGRTVGAGQVTEILD, encoded by the coding sequence ATGGCAAAGGAAACATACGATCGTTCGAAACCCCATTTAAATGTTGGAACTATCGGACACGTAGATCACGGTAAAACAACTTTAACAGCTGCGATTACAAAAGTATTGGCAGATGCGGGTTATTCAGAAGCTTCTGCTTTTGATCAAATTGATAATGCTCCTGAGGAAAAAGAAAGAGGTATAACAATAAACTCTTCACACGTTGAGTATGCTACGGAAAACCGTCACTACGCACACGTTGATTGTCCAGGTCACGCCGATTATGTAAAGAATATGGTAACTGGTGCTGCTCAAATGGACGGTGCTATACTTGTTGTTGCTGCTACAGATGGTCCAATGCCACAAACACGTGAGCACATCCTTCTTGGTCGTCAGGTAGGTATTCCTCGTATCGTTGTATTCATGAATAAAGTGGATATGGTTGATGATGAAGAATTACTTGAACTTGTAGAGATGGAGATCAGAGATCTTCTTTCTTTCTACGAGTATGATGGAGATAACGGTCCTGTAATTGCTGGTTCTGCTCTTGGAGCATTAAACGGTGAGCAAAAATGGGTTGATACAGTATTAGAGCTTATGGCTGCTGTTGATGCTTGGATTGAAGAGCCATTACGTGAGACTGAAAAGCCTTTCCTTATGCCTATAGAGGATGTATTCTCTATTACAGGTCGTGGAACTGTTGCTACAGGTCGTATCGAAACTGGTATTGCAAACACTGGAGATCCTGTTGAGATCATCGGTATGGGTGCAGAAAAACTTACATCTACTATTACTGGTATTGAGATGTTCCGTCAGATCCTTGATAGAGGTGAGGCTGGAGATAACGCTGGTATCCTTTTAAGAGGTATTGAGAAGTCAATGATTTCTAGAGGAATGGTAATTGTTAAGCCAGGATCAGTAACACCACACGCTAAGTTTAAAGCTGAGGTTTACATCCTTAAGAAAGAAGAAGGTGGACGTCACACTCCATTCCACAATAACTACCGTCCACAGTTTTACGTACGTACAACTGATGTAACAGGTAACATTATGCTTCCTGATGGAGTTGAGATGGTTATGCCTGGAGATAACTTAACTATTACTGTTGAGCTTATCCAGCCTATCGCACTTAGCTTAGGTCTTCGTTTTGCTGTCCGTGAAGGTGGTAGAACTGTAGGAGCTGGTCAGGTAACTGAGATATTAGATTAA
- the secE gene encoding preprotein translocase subunit SecE has translation MAGLINYVQESYNELRNHVTWTPLPEAQRLMVVVAVFSIIFSLAIWGVDTVFSNVIKLYFDKVVGTN, from the coding sequence ATGGCTGGATTAATTAATTACGTTCAAGAATCATATAATGAGCTTAGAAACCACGTAACGTGGACGCCGCTTCCAGAAGCGCAACGTCTAATGGTAGTGGTTGCTGTGTTTTCTATAATTTTTTCATTAGCTATTTGGGGTGTTGATACCGTTTTTAGTAATGTGATTAAGTTATATTTTGATAAAGTAGTTGGAACAAATTAA
- the nusG gene encoding transcription termination/antitermination protein NusG, protein MAKTSNTKQWYVVRAVSGQENKVKAYIEQEISRLNLEDSIEEVLVPTEKVIQIRNGKKVNKERVYFPGYIMVKANLGGEIPHIIKSINGVIGFLGEVKGGDPVPLRKSEVNRMLGKVDELAVKQDSISIPFTIGETIKVIDGPFNGFNGTVEKVNEEKRKLEVMVKIFGRKTPLELSYMQVEKV, encoded by the coding sequence ATGGCTAAGACAAGTAACACGAAACAGTGGTATGTGGTAAGGGCCGTTAGTGGTCAAGAGAATAAAGTAAAGGCGTATATCGAGCAAGAAATTTCTCGTTTAAATCTTGAGGATAGTATTGAGGAGGTGTTAGTGCCTACTGAAAAAGTTATTCAAATCCGTAATGGTAAAAAGGTTAACAAAGAGCGCGTTTATTTTCCGGGATACATAATGGTTAAAGCTAATCTTGGCGGAGAAATTCCTCACATTATTAAGTCTATTAATGGTGTAATTGGTTTTCTTGGTGAGGTTAAAGGTGGAGATCCTGTTCCATTACGCAAGTCTGAAGTTAATCGTATGTTAGGTAAGGTAGATGAGCTTGCTGTAAAGCAAGACAGTATATCTATACCATTTACTATAGGTGAGACAATCAAGGTGATTGATGGTCCATTTAATGGATTTAACGGTACGGTGGAGAAAGTGAATGAAGAAAAGCGTAAGCTTGAGGTGATGGTGAAGATATTCGGAAGAAAGACTCCGTTAGAGCTTAGCTATATGCAAGTGGAAAAAGTATAA
- the rplK gene encoding 50S ribosomal protein L11: MAKEVSKVVKLQVRGGAANPSPPVGPALGAAGVNIMEFCKQFNARTQDKAGKVLPVAITVYKDKSFDFVIKTPPAAVQLLEAAKVKSGSGEPNRKKVAKVTWDQVRAIAEDKMPDLNAFTVDSAMKMVAGTARSMGITVKGGDAPA; the protein is encoded by the coding sequence ATGGCAAAAGAAGTAAGTAAGGTTGTTAAGTTACAAGTACGTGGAGGGGCTGCAAATCCTTCTCCACCAGTAGGACCTGCTTTAGGTGCAGCCGGTGTAAACATCATGGAGTTCTGTAAGCAGTTTAATGCTAGAACTCAAGATAAAGCTGGCAAAGTGCTTCCTGTTGCGATAACTGTTTATAAGGATAAGTCTTTTGATTTTGTAATCAAGACTCCTCCAGCGGCAGTTCAATTATTGGAAGCAGCTAAAGTTAAAAGTGGTTCTGGTGAGCCTAACCGTAAGAAGGTTGCAAAAGTTACTTGGGATCAAGTACGTGCAATTGCAGAGGACAAGATGCCTGATTTAAATGCATTTACAGTTGATAGTGCAATGAAGATGGTGGCTGGTACAGCTCGTTCAATGGGAATAACGGTTAAAGGTGGAGATGCTCCAGCTTAA
- the rplA gene encoding 50S ribosomal protein L1 translates to MAKLTKKQKENQTKIEAGQTYNLADASALIKEVSNVNFDPSVDIAVRLNVDPRKANQMVRGVVTLPHGTGKDVKVLALVTPDKAAEAQEAGADYVGLDEYLEKIKGGWTDVDVIITMPSVMGKLGPLGRVLGPRGLMPNPKTGTVTMDIAKAVSDVKAGKIDFKVDKTGIIHASVGKASFDAEKIAGNARELITTLVKLKPTTAKGVYIKSIFMSSTMSPSVEVDAKRFATD, encoded by the coding sequence ATGGCAAAATTAACAAAAAAGCAAAAAGAAAATCAGACTAAGATTGAAGCGGGTCAAACCTACAATCTTGCTGATGCTTCTGCTTTAATTAAAGAAGTAAGTAACGTAAACTTTGATCCTTCTGTAGATATTGCTGTACGTCTTAATGTTGATCCTCGTAAAGCTAACCAGATGGTTCGTGGAGTGGTTACATTACCTCACGGTACTGGTAAGGATGTAAAAGTGCTTGCACTTGTTACTCCAGACAAGGCTGCAGAGGCTCAAGAGGCTGGTGCAGATTACGTAGGACTAGACGAGTACCTTGAGAAAATCAAAGGTGGTTGGACAGACGTAGATGTAATTATTACTATGCCTAGTGTAATGGGTAAATTAGGACCTTTAGGACGTGTCTTAGGACCACGTGGTTTAATGCCTAACCCTAAGACTGGTACAGTTACTATGGATATTGCAAAAGCAGTATCTGATGTAAAAGCAGGTAAGATTGACTTTAAGGTTGATAAAACTGGTATCATTCACGCTTCTGTAGGTAAAGCATCTTTTGATGCTGAGAAAATTGCAGGAAACGCAAGAGAATTAATAACAACATTAGTAAAGCTTAAACCTACTACGGCAAAAGGTGTTTACATAAAGAGTATTTTTATGTCAAGTACAATGAGCCCATCTGTAGAGGTAGATGCTAAGCGATTCGCTACTGACTAG
- the rplJ gene encoding 50S ribosomal protein L10: MTREEKSIVIKDLTAQLGDNVHIYLADISGLDAGTTSNLRRACFKAGVSLAVVKNTLLSKAMEASDKDFAELPSVLKGNTAIMFAETGNAPAKVIKEFRKKSDKPLLKGAFIEEAIYVGDDQLDSLVNIKSREELIGDIVGLLQSPAKNVVSALKSSGGKLAGIIKTLSEKEG, encoded by the coding sequence ATGACAAGAGAAGAAAAATCAATAGTAATTAAAGATTTAACTGCGCAGTTAGGGGATAATGTACATATTTATCTTGCAGATATATCTGGTTTAGACGCAGGTACGACTTCTAATTTACGTCGTGCATGTTTTAAAGCAGGAGTTAGTCTAGCAGTAGTTAAAAACACATTGCTTTCAAAGGCAATGGAAGCATCAGACAAGGATTTTGCAGAACTTCCAAGTGTATTGAAAGGAAACACTGCAATCATGTTTGCTGAGACGGGTAATGCACCTGCTAAGGTAATTAAGGAATTTCGTAAGAAATCTGACAAGCCTTTATTAAAAGGAGCATTTATTGAAGAAGCTATTTATGTTGGAGATGACCAACTTGATAGTCTGGTAAATATCAAATCTAGAGAAGAACTTATTGGAGACATCGTTGGATTGCTTCAATCACCTGCTAAGAACGTTGTTAGCGCTCTTAAGTCAAGTGGAGGGAAACTTGCTGGTATTATCAAAACCCTTTCTGAAAAGGAAGGATAA
- the rplL gene encoding 50S ribosomal protein L7/L12, producing MADLKDFAEQLVNLTVKEVNELATILKDEYGIEPAAAAVVAGPAGAGAEAAEEKSEFDVILKAAGGSKLAVVKLVKELTGAGLKDAKELVDNAPSPIKEGVSKDEAEALKAQLEEAGAEVELK from the coding sequence ATGGCAGATTTAAAAGATTTCGCAGAACAATTAGTTAACCTTACAGTAAAAGAAGTAAACGAGTTAGCTACTATTTTAAAAGATGAATACGGTATCGAGCCTGCTGCTGCTGCAGTAGTAGCTGGACCAGCTGGAGCTGGAGCTGAAGCTGCTGAGGAAAAGTCAGAATTTGACGTAATCCTTAAAGCTGCTGGTGGTTCTAAACTTGCTGTAGTTAAACTTGTAAAAGAATTAACTGGAGCTGGACTTAAAGATGCAAAAGAGCTTGTAGATAATGCACCATCTCCTATCAAGGAAGGTGTTTCTAAAGACGAAGCTGAAGCACTTAAAGCTCAATTAGAAGAAGCTGGTGCAGAGGTTGAGCTTAAGTAA